In Chryseobacterium lactis, a single genomic region encodes these proteins:
- the dnaA gene encoding chromosomal replication initiator protein DnaA encodes MDDNLMMIWQKCLQFMRDNLNAAEDNSDLKKLEKSFDMLFDKVQPLSLVANNLTLIVPSDFYKEYIEDNYLSLLSAALKKNVGKGVKLWYSVMENRPKGEEKPVTMNMKGQSVPTPKTQETMPQGFSANIVNPFVVPGIRKVNIDSNLKPDYSFDSYVEGESNKFAATVARSIAKRPGATAFNPLFLYGGYGVGKTHLGQAVGLEVKNQFPDKVVLYLSSEKFIQQFISAAKAHKQTEFANFYQMVDVLIIDDIQFLSGKSATQDSFFHIFDHLHQNGKQIILTSDKAPADIMDIQDRIVSRFKWGLSAEIKSPDLSTRRQIIEDKLSRDGIVLPGDMLDFLAVETKTNVRELIGVINSVIAYSTVYKRDLSLELLKETINRIAANQKKIINIPYIQEVVCDYFGIKKEQLLSKTRKREIALPRQLAMYFSKEFTNSTFTKIGEEMGGKDHSTVMYACDTIKDVSKIDKEIKKYVKDLTERIKQ; translated from the coding sequence ATGGATGACAATTTAATGATGATATGGCAGAAGTGCCTTCAGTTTATGCGTGATAATCTCAACGCAGCTGAAGATAATTCTGATCTAAAAAAGCTTGAGAAATCTTTCGATATGCTATTTGATAAGGTGCAGCCGCTTTCACTGGTAGCCAACAACCTTACATTGATCGTACCGAGTGATTTTTACAAGGAATATATAGAGGATAACTACTTGTCCTTACTTTCTGCTGCCCTGAAGAAAAATGTTGGAAAAGGAGTTAAATTATGGTATTCCGTAATGGAAAACAGACCCAAAGGTGAAGAAAAACCGGTTACCATGAATATGAAGGGACAAAGTGTCCCCACTCCAAAAACACAGGAAACAATGCCTCAAGGATTCTCTGCTAATATCGTTAACCCTTTTGTGGTTCCTGGAATAAGAAAAGTAAATATAGATTCTAACCTGAAACCTGACTACTCTTTTGATAGTTATGTGGAAGGAGAAAGCAATAAATTTGCAGCTACTGTTGCCAGATCTATTGCTAAAAGACCCGGAGCTACTGCATTTAACCCGTTATTTTTATATGGAGGTTATGGAGTCGGAAAAACCCACTTAGGTCAGGCAGTTGGTCTTGAAGTGAAAAATCAATTTCCGGATAAAGTAGTTCTTTACCTATCTTCAGAAAAGTTTATTCAGCAGTTTATCTCTGCTGCAAAAGCACATAAGCAAACTGAGTTTGCGAATTTCTACCAGATGGTGGATGTATTGATTATCGATGATATTCAGTTTTTATCAGGAAAATCTGCAACACAGGATAGCTTCTTCCATATTTTTGATCATTTGCATCAAAACGGAAAGCAGATTATCCTTACTTCAGATAAGGCTCCTGCAGATATTATGGATATTCAGGACAGGATTGTATCCCGTTTCAAATGGGGACTTTCTGCGGAAATAAAATCTCCTGACTTATCTACAAGAAGACAGATTATTGAAGATAAACTAAGCAGAGACGGAATAGTTCTTCCAGGAGATATGCTGGATTTCCTTGCGGTGGAAACTAAAACGAATGTAAGAGAATTGATCGGAGTTATCAACTCAGTTATTGCATATTCTACTGTATATAAGAGAGATCTGAGTCTTGAATTGTTAAAGGAAACCATTAACAGAATTGCAGCAAACCAGAAAAAAATCATCAATATTCCTTATATTCAGGAAGTGGTTTGCGATTATTTTGGAATCAAAAAAGAACAGCTTTTATCAAAAACAAGAAAGAGAGAGATTGCTTTGCCAAGACAACTTGCCATGTACTTCTCAAAAGAATTTACCAATTCTACGTTTACTAAGATTGGTGAAGAAATGGGAGGAAAAGATCACTCAACAGTAATGTACGCTTGTGATACCATCAAAGATGTTTCAAAAATTGATAAAGAAATCAAGAAATACGTAAAAGATCTTACAGAAAGAATCAAGCAATAA
- a CDS encoding acyl-CoA thioesterase codes for MIHTTHSIRVRYAETDPMKYVYYGNYAEYFEVGRVELFRSIGISYDEIENQGIWLPVSDYKIKYLRPALYDQKLEIHTYVKKIPGVRIEFEYEIYNEEHIKITEASTTLFFLDAKTNKVIKCPDFLMKFIKENWKEVTDDK; via the coding sequence ATGATACATACAACACACTCAATACGAGTACGTTACGCAGAAACAGACCCTATGAAATATGTATACTACGGAAACTATGCCGAGTACTTCGAAGTTGGAAGAGTTGAACTCTTCAGAAGTATAGGAATTTCATACGATGAAATTGAAAACCAAGGAATTTGGCTGCCTGTTTCCGACTATAAAATCAAGTATTTACGCCCTGCTTTATATGATCAAAAATTAGAAATCCATACCTATGTTAAAAAAATTCCCGGTGTAAGAATTGAATTTGAGTATGAAATTTACAATGAAGAGCATATCAAAATTACAGAAGCTTCCACTACCCTTTTCTTCCTGGACGCTAAAACCAATAAAGTCATTAAATGTCCGGATTTTCTAATGAAGTTTATTAAAGAAAATTGGAAAGAGGTCACCGATGACAAGTAA
- the pheA gene encoding prephenate dehydratase, with the protein MKIAFLGPHASFTQLATTQLFPENELLPQASILDCFNAVENGEAAKAVVPLENSIEGTVSMTLDYLYKTPSIKIEAEAVMPIAHHLMIHPKNSIEDIERIYSHPQALAQSFHFIDTHYKGIPKQDFSSTAAAAKYVSENPDLKIAAVANQFAANLYGLKIINRNIQDFEQNHTRFIIISKEHHLYENSNLEVLGEKSGILVNLPEDHPGGLHQVLSVFAWRKMNLSKIESRTLKTGLGNYFFFINVEGPWEEVLHGNALKELESIKADVDFLGNYKEFLLES; encoded by the coding sequence ATGAAGATTGCATTTTTGGGGCCTCACGCCAGTTTTACTCAGCTTGCCACCACACAACTTTTTCCGGAGAACGAACTTTTACCACAGGCAAGTATTCTGGATTGCTTTAATGCGGTAGAAAACGGAGAGGCAGCAAAAGCAGTAGTTCCTTTAGAAAATTCTATTGAGGGAACGGTTTCCATGACGTTGGATTATTTATATAAAACTCCGTCGATTAAAATTGAAGCAGAAGCCGTAATGCCTATTGCTCACCATTTAATGATTCATCCTAAAAATTCTATTGAAGATATAGAAAGGATATATTCTCATCCGCAAGCTTTAGCCCAAAGTTTTCATTTTATAGATACCCATTATAAAGGAATTCCAAAACAGGATTTCTCATCTACGGCAGCGGCAGCAAAATATGTATCGGAAAATCCTGACCTTAAGATTGCGGCAGTTGCCAACCAATTTGCAGCTAATTTATATGGATTAAAAATCATCAACCGAAACATTCAGGATTTTGAACAAAATCATACCCGGTTTATTATTATATCTAAAGAGCATCATCTGTACGAAAACAGCAACCTCGAGGTTTTAGGAGAAAAATCAGGAATACTTGTAAATCTGCCTGAGGATCACCCGGGAGGATTGCATCAGGTATTGTCTGTATTTGCCTGGAGAAAAATGAACCTCAGTAAAATTGAATCGAGAACATTAAAGACAGGCCTCGGTAATTACTTCTTCTTCATTAATGTAGAAGGACCATGGGAAGAAGTTCTGCATGGAAATGCACTTAAGGAACTGGAGTCAATTAAAGCTGACGTTGATTTTCTTGGGAATTACAAAGAGTTCCTGCTTGAGAGTTAA
- a CDS encoding SAM-dependent methyltransferase: protein MLFLLPAYLSENTPVTHFSPILKDYIMQTDYFFVENEKTARKVVKFFAPEKKQADLKLFLLDKYTENTDIKEAQELMLKGQDFGLLSEAGLPCIADPGNLMVKWCHEKNIRVIPISGPSSIILALISSGFNGQEFTFHGYLPIDKGEKKKQIQHLEGLVQKTGYSQIFMETPYRNNPLFEDLCKFLSPNTKLCIAANINDPEHEFIKTQTIKDWQKQKPELHKIPAVFVLGK, encoded by the coding sequence ATGCTTTTTTTACTTCCAGCTTATCTATCAGAAAACACGCCAGTTACTCATTTTTCTCCAATCTTGAAAGATTATATCATGCAAACGGATTATTTCTTTGTAGAAAATGAAAAGACAGCAAGAAAGGTGGTGAAATTTTTTGCTCCTGAAAAGAAGCAGGCAGATTTGAAACTCTTTTTATTAGACAAATACACCGAAAATACTGATATCAAAGAAGCCCAGGAATTAATGCTGAAAGGGCAGGATTTCGGATTGCTTTCAGAAGCCGGCTTACCTTGTATTGCAGATCCGGGAAATCTGATGGTAAAATGGTGCCATGAAAAAAATATCAGGGTAATTCCCATTTCAGGACCTTCATCCATCATTTTAGCACTGATCTCGAGTGGATTTAATGGACAGGAGTTTACTTTCCATGGCTACCTTCCGATCGATAAAGGAGAAAAGAAAAAACAAATCCAGCATTTGGAAGGATTGGTTCAAAAGACCGGCTATTCTCAGATTTTTATGGAAACGCCTTATAGAAACAATCCGCTTTTTGAAGATTTATGTAAGTTCTTATCACCCAACACAAAATTGTGTATTGCTGCTAATATCAATGATCCGGAGCATGAATTTATCAAGACCCAAACGATAAAAGACTGGCAAAAACAAAAACCGGAACTTCATAAAATTCCGGCGGTATTTGTATTGGGGAAATAG
- a CDS encoding low molecular weight protein-tyrosine-phosphatase: MKILMVCLGNICRSPLAEGIMKTKLPESFSVDSAGTISLHEGEHPDKRAVRTAANHHIDISKQKSRPITRNDFKTFDKVYCMDIDVFEDVVSKTKNEEERQKVSLFLEVLGDQTNAEVPDPYWGDMKDFEDVFQLLDKGCDRIAAQLNPSHL; the protein is encoded by the coding sequence ATGAAAATTTTAATGGTCTGCTTAGGAAATATATGCAGAAGTCCTTTAGCTGAAGGGATTATGAAAACAAAACTTCCCGAAAGCTTTTCTGTAGATTCTGCGGGAACGATTTCTTTGCATGAAGGAGAACATCCTGATAAAAGGGCTGTCAGAACTGCCGCAAATCATCATATTGATATTTCTAAACAGAAATCAAGACCTATTACACGAAACGATTTTAAGACTTTTGATAAAGTCTACTGTATGGATATCGATGTATTTGAAGATGTGGTTTCCAAAACTAAAAATGAAGAAGAACGCCAGAAAGTTTCTTTATTCCTGGAGGTTTTAGGTGATCAAACCAATGCTGAGGTTCCGGATCCATATTGGGGTGATATGAAGGATTTCGAAGATGTTTTCCAGTTGTTGGATAAAGGCTGTGACCGAATAGCAGCTCAGCTTAATCCATCCCATTTGTAA